Below is a genomic region from Panthera tigris isolate Pti1 chromosome E1, P.tigris_Pti1_mat1.1, whole genome shotgun sequence.
TTAGTGAGCCTTGGCCGTGTGCCCACCACTCGCAGCGCTTTCATTCCCGTGGCAGTCCCGCGAGGTATGTGTTATCATCCCCACTactcagatgaggaaacggaagcCCAGAGGTTATGTGAGCTTATCCAAGGTCGCCTCTTTACTAAGCCAGAATTCTAACTCAGGAGGAGTTAACCACTACACCTCTCAGTTCTCAGTAAACCTTAACAGGATGACCTCTTAAGATAAAAAATACCTATTGTGTGTTTAGTGGGTGTTTCAGTAAAGGTCCTGGCAGGAGACAGCACCTTGCACGGAGTAACTGAGGCGTGATGGATGAAGGGGTGTGGACAAGGTGTGGGGAGACCACAGGGACACTGCAGCACGCCAGGCTTGCAACAGTGAGGGGCCGCTGTCCCCCCTAGGCCTGAAGGGGCCAGGGGAAGGAGGTTACTGGAAGGCAAGCAGGTGCCGCCTGGCCAGCACTAACCAGGGAAGGAATCTGGGGAagaccttccctgacctccctctGCTCCCACGCTCGGACCTGCTGCCGGTGGCTCCCGTTGGTCGAGCTCAGGAGAGAGCAGAAACCTGGCTGACGCAGGTCACCGTGGTCAGCCGcccagggcagagagcagggagagaaagggcGGAGGGTGGCTCCAGAGGAGCAGACAGACGATCGTGCCCGTTGGCCGGGAGATGTGTTAAGCGTGGGGGAGCTGGACCCGGGACCTTGGCCGTGACCAGATGTCTGCCGGCCTGCTCCCCGTCAGGTGCGAGGATGCCTTCCGCCTGCACAGTTCCTCGTTGGAGCTGGGCCCGCGGCCCCTGGAGCAGGAGAACGAGCGGCTGCAGACGCTGGTGGGTGTGCTGCGTTCCCAGATGGGCCAGGAGCGGCAGCGCAAGGAGCGGGCGGAGCGCGAGTACGCGGCGGTGCTGCAGGAGTACGCGGAGCTGGAGCGGCAGCTGTGCGAGATGGAGGGCTGCCGCCTCCGCGTGCAGGAGCTGGAGGCCGAGCTGCTGGAGCTGCAGCAGATGAAGCAGGCGAAGACCTACCTGCTGGGCCGGGAGGACCACCTGGCCGAGGCCCTGCTCGCGCCCCTCACCCAGGCCCCGGAGGCCGATGACCCCCAGCCCGGCAGCGGGGACGACTCGGCCGCCCAGGACGGCGTCGCCTCTCCGGCCGCCTCCCCGGGCCATGCCGTCCGCAAGAGCTGCAGCGACACGGCGCTCAACGCCATCGTGGCCAAAGACCCAGCCAGCCGGCACGCGGGCAACCTGACGCTGCACGCCAACAGCGTGCGCAAGCGGGGCATGTCCATCCTGCGGGAAGTGGACGAGCAGTACCACGCGCTGCTCGAGAAGTACGAGGAGCTGCTGAGCAAGTGCCGGCAGCACGGCGCCGGGGTGCGGCATGCTGGCGTGCAGACCTCGCGGCCCATCTCCCGCGACAGCTCGTGGAGAGACCTTCGCGGGGGCGAGGAGGGCCAGGGGGAGGCCAGGGTGGGCGAGAAGAGCCTGAGCCAGCACGTGGAGGCTGTGGACAAGCGGCTGGAGCAGAGCCAGCCCGAGTACAAGGCGCTCTTCAAAGAGATCTTCTCCAGAATCCAGAAGACCAAGGCCGACATCAATGCCACCAAAGTGAAGACGCACAGCAGCAAGTGACCCTTTCCCGGCCTGCAGCCTCCCCCCAGGGTCAGGTCACAGGGCCTCTCGTGCCTGGGCTATGCAGCCTCTGGTGAGTGAGGGAGCCCTTTAGCAGCAATATAGCCCAGTGGAGGCTGCTGCCTGGCCCAGGGAgcgtggggaggtggggggggaccCATTCTGTTCTCTGCTGACTTGGGAGGTGTCCAACACCTCCCGGATCGCCCAGAACCCTCCACCATCGTGCGTCAGCCCAAAGACGCAGCTAAGAGTTTCAAAGCCAAACATCCCCATTCCCCCGGGGATTCCCAGCTCCCCAGCCCTTGGCTTCCTGACCCTGAGCCTTGCTCTCAGATTCGTGGCCAGGCTTCTGAAAGCCATTCTGGACtatctggctttttcttttctttctttctttctttttttttttttttttttggagatttgcaATGCAAGGTCTCCCTGACCCCTTCCCACAACTGGAAACACTTGAAGGAGGATCCCAGAGCCAGCTGTTGCTGGTTCCAGGGGTCTCCTGGACCACCCACTGCTTCTCCCCAGCTGTGACACGCTGTCATCCCCTTAGCACCAGCTGCCCCATCCCCCAGAGTCCTGACTAGGTCAGAGACAGCCCCTGCCATGCAGAGCCTCGGCCAGGCCCCGAGTGCCCCCAACTCCAGCCCTGGTGAGGCGGGCTTCTCCCCAGAGACCCTCAGCCCACTGCAGATCTGTAGCCAATCagaggaggggaacagagagccCCTCGGCAGCCATACATGAACAGTGCACCTGCTTCCCTCACAGCCAGCCTCCTGGGGCTCCAGCCCTGGAAATGCCTTCCGGCCGTTAAGCCTTCCAGGAGTCTGGGTGGTGGGGAGCCCCCATCTCTGCACGCCACCTCTGACCTGCCGAGCTTAGCCTCTGCCTGCCCCCATCTCAGGGACCATGATGTGTCTCATTCACTCCCATGCTCCCCACAGGCCGACCCCTCCTCAGATCATGACTGCTGCCCCCAGAATGTCCCAGGTGTGTGCCACCAGCCAGTGGTCCTAGCATCCGCCCCTGCTCCCCCTTCACGGGGGACTCCCCAAGATTCCCCACCCTGTCCTGAACAGTATTGAAATGGGACCTGGTGGAGACCATGTCTCCCCCCTCCCGTAAAATGCTTGTTCCTAACCTCTCACCTTTGTGGGGGTCTTTTGAGGACCCAGCTGGGTCACAGGCTAAACTTTTTAAGGCTTCAGAAAGTCCAGCTTCAGCTAAGAGATGTCCAGGCCTCCAGCTTGCCCTGAGCAGTTCCTCGGGGCTTCCAGTTCCTTCTGCTACCCATCCTGAGATCCTAGAAAATAGAGGAGCTACCTAGCCCCGCGGAAGGCGGCAGCCCTGGCCTCTGCTGGGAATCCAGCAGGGACCTTCATGCCTTATCTGTTTCTAAGGGGTAAAGGGGTTTTCGTAACAAGCATGCCCGACCTCCCTGGAGGCGCCACCCTGCTCTCTGGGCAGCACTGTGATGAGCGCTGTCGGCTGGTCCTTCCGTTCACACATCTTGGAGCCCTTTGTCCTTTGGAGCTGGGCAGCTCCCAGCCCTCCATGTGTCTCTGTCATCTAGGGTGGAGGGGatagggtgggggaagggctccTGCCTGTTTGCTCCCCAGTTCTGTAGCAGCCGACCAGCGCGTCACCTTTGAAGTATACATGagagaaatatatttacaaatgctttattctcttctttaataaaaaatgcaCCAGTATTCTAAAAGCAGAAATGGCCCTGGGGCCATGGTCCTGTCTCTGTGCATCTCACACCCCCACCTCTCATCACACAGCTCTGGGGATTGGGGAGCTGAGAGTCCTGAGCTCCACTCCCCGGGGATTTGCAGCCAAACAGCTGAAAGCCTAGGGGTGTTTTCTGGGGACCAGGCAGATAGCAGGTGGTGGTGAAGGAAGCAGGTTCCTGGAAGAATGAGGCAGAATTGCCCACTCACTCCTGCCAGGAGGCACACTCTatctgccctgcccccagggggtggggagtgttggATGGGGAGAGGAAGGTGGTCTTAGCATCCGGAATAGAGCTAGTAAGACTGGATTTCCCACCCCAGTGctgcagagaaacaaaaagtaaaagccaCCCGATCTCTGAAAGTAAAAAGAAGTTCCTTATCATCCCTTAGCAGCAGCTAACTTTGTTGCCTGCTGactttgtgccaggcagtgttgAGTGCTTTCGCGTGCTTAGCACCTTCAGCAGCCTTAGGAGGCAGCTCTAAAATCTCTGTTTTACTCATGGAGATTCTGAGGCTTAGAGGTTAAGTTAGTAATTCGAAGTCACGTAGAAATATTTAAAcccggggcaccagggtggctcagttggttaagtatctgactctcggtttctgctcaggtcatgatctcacgatttcctgagttggagccccacctgaggctctttgctgacaatgaggagcctgcttgggattctctctctccctctctctctctctctctgcctctcccctgcttgcgcggtctctctctctcaaaataaataaataaacttaaaaaatatatatccaaaccTACAACTCACCAATTCCACTATGCAATATTTCACATTCTCTAGCTCTTTGTCATGTTCAGTTTTAAAAGCCAGTCTGACTCAGGGCagtccagaaaagaagaaaggaaggcccTGTGGGTCCCCACAAGGTAGTGATCCCCCAACTCACAGGCCATAGAGAAGGCCTGGTACCTGCAAGCTCCCGAGCTGCCGGGAATGGCCTGGTGGtgctttattcttttcccttctttcctcttgccCCTGTGAATGTCCCCTTCTTGAAGCACCATTTCAGCCTGTGGAGgacaaaggagggaaaggagaaggcagGCCTCAGCCTTCAGTGCCCACCTTTTTAAGGGAACAGGTGGCACCTCTCAggcccatttcttccagaaggGCCTCTATTCTGGATGGTTCGGGACAGCAGCAGGTGAGAGGAGCTTGCCAGCTGCTCTTCTCTCCACCCCAGGGtagcttgtctctctctcctctacccccctcctctcccagaaTCCAGGCCACCAGATGGCCTGAGCAGGCTGTGTTTATTTGGGGCCATGGAAACCTACAGCTCCTTTTTTCTATCACTCTGTGTCAGGAACAGGCCTGGAGCCCAGCTTCAGAGCTATCGCCTTGGAATGGTGCTGACTTTATTATTCATAATCCCTGAGCTGTCGACCTGAGTGAGTTCCTGGCTTTGCTCCCTTGAGCAGTTTATTCCAGTCACCATGGAGATGCCTCTGTTCCCTCTGAGGTTTTGGGACTAAGACAGGGAGGGACCCAAGAGATCCCCCTTCCAGCCTACAGCCCAAAAGGTTTATGTTAATTGTCATTCCCTTTCTAGTTTGCTTTCACAAAGCCAGTGCTCAGGAAGGAGTTTATTCCCTCCTAAAGAATATGCCTGTAGCAATGAGGCTGGAGTGGTAAAGCCTGTATTTGATGACAATCTCCTGTTTCAAACCGCCAGCATCCCCTAGGGCATATTTTTCAAGGTAATAGTGCTtttactaaaaatagaaccattatTACAAAACAACCACTAGGATTACTAACAATCACTAATCATCTATTGGGCTGTTTTTATTAATCACATTGCCTCTCAATAAAGTAATTTAGGCAACACTTAGCTGTTTCCAAACAGTGCGTCCTCTACTTTGGACCTTTCTCAGAGGTGGAATTTGTTTTGAGGTTCATGTCTTAATGATGTGGGAAACagtaaatggaaaattaaatttctttacaacttacagcccactgacaagtcctccAGAGTGACATTCCTCCAAGAATGGCCAGTTGTcttaatgttaatactttgctagaggAAAAACAAGTGGTCAACTGATAAGAGaccacagtcatgcaggacaggagtctctaTCGGTTGTAATCATCTTGATGATTTACAAGCAAAAAGCAATTTTATCAATAGCCAAACTCCCAGAAACCTACAGATTGAGTTTCCTGAGACCCTGACATCATCCTTGCCTTCTTAGGATAGAAAATcttatataatcagtcactcctcccAACTCTAGTGCAGCTCtgtctgcccacaggtcctgtccctgtgctttcatAAAACCACCCTTTTTTCCAccgaagacatctcaagaattctttcctggtcGTCAGCTCcgaaccccaacacttcaaactGCATCATTAAGAACCCTGAAAAAGGGCGCTGCTTAGCCTGTCCTTGGCTGCCTGAAtctccaacccccctccccagctttccttTATCTCCTGGCTAGGAGAAACTGTCGTCGTGCCCCACAAAACTACTGTTCCTTCTGTGAGGGGATGTGGGtccacttttaaaaacattcctttcttggggcatctgggtggctcagtccatgaagcatctgactctggctcaggtggtgatctcacccttcatgggtttgagccctgtctggctctgtgctgacagctcagcacagagaccctgcttgggattccttgtctccctctctccctgcccctcctctgctcacactctgtctccctctctctcaaaaataaacgtctaaaaaaaaaaaaaaaaggctggtttttaggaaaaataaataagtggctggttttaagtggaaaaaaaacaaaaacaacaacaaaaaacatttctttctccacCTGCCTGCTTCTCTTCCCACCTGTTATTTGTCTTGCAGAGACTTCACACACCTGCTCCACAGGGATATGCTTAAACTGACTTGTGAATGAGCCTGAAGTTACTAAAACTCAGCTCTCGCAGAACTCAACTTTCAAAAGCACACTCCCAAAGAATTCatcttatacatatttattgcggggggggggggggagggtctatGATGTACCAggttctgggtgctggggaccCAGCAGTGAGCCAGAGCCCCCCTGGAACTTATTACAGTCTGGCTGGAGACAGAAGCAATAAACTAGAAGTAAGATTGAgtgatgtttaagaaaaaaagaaaaagataaagtagAGCAGAGTCAGAGTAAAGGGGAAGGAGACGAGCTAGGTCAGGCAGGGCAGGCCTCAGTGATGGTGTGAAATTTCGAGGGGAGAGCGATCCGGGAGGGCACAACCcctgtaaaggaaagaaaagtgtttCTGGGGAACACGGAATCCGGGGTTCTTTTAACCAAGAGGCTCCCTTTAGAGCCCTCTAGCCAACGTCTTCGCCGCCGCTGCAGGACGTCAGCGTTCCAACCAGGTCCCCCTGGAGGCGGCCAAAGGGAAACGTCTGAAAGGTACCCGAGAGAGTGACTCCGGGAGCTCAGCTCGCCACCTCCCAGCGACCCTGGCGGGCGCTAAAAACCACTCGGAACCAAAGTCCCGAGGGAAGCGCGAGCTGGCGGACCGCGGAAGCAGGCACCCACCGGAAGCAGCGCCGACACCCGAACATGGCGGCGGCCCGGTGTCTACGCTGGGGCCTGAGACGAGCCGGGACCTGGCTGCTCCCGCCGCCCGTGTGCTGCCCCCAGCGGGTTCTGCACAAGCAGGCCGACGGCACAGAGTTCCAGAGTATCTACAGCCTGGACAAGCTCTACCCCGAATCCCGGGGCTCGGACACCGCCTGGAGGATCCCGGTGAGCGGGGAAGGCCGTACGGAAGGGGCGTTTCCCCTCCTCTGCAGTGACGTTAGGAAGCCGGGGCTCCATTGGCCAGGCTGGAGCAATTGGAGGGGCTGCTGCTGGTAGGACGTGGCGGGGGCCGCGGGAGGGAGCTGGTTGCCGGAGCGAGTGGGGCTGGGGCGGCAGATTGGGTCCTGGCGCCGGGAGGGCTTGGGGTGTGCGGGCGTCTCGAGAGCACGTTGAGCGTGTTTCTTGCAGGACCACCGGCTTTTCCGAGTTTGATCCCCGGCCTCCAGGCCCAAA
It encodes:
- the CDR2L gene encoding cerebellar degeneration-related protein 2-like — encoded protein: MRRAAVMEDFTEEEEPWYDQQDLEQDLHLAAELGKTLLERNKELEESLQQMYATNEEQVQEIEYLTKQLDTLRHMNEQHAKVYEQLDLTARDLELTNQKLVLESKAAQQKIHGLTETIERLQAQVEELQAQVEQLRGLEQLRARREKRERRRTIHTFPCLKELCTSPRCEDAFRLHSSSLELGPRPLEQENERLQTLVGVLRSQMGQERQRKERAEREYAAVLQEYAELERQLCEMEGCRLRVQELEAELLELQQMKQAKTYLLGREDHLAEALLAPLTQAPEADDPQPGSGDDSAAQDGVASPAASPGHAVRKSCSDTALNAIVAKDPASRHAGNLTLHANSVRKRGMSILREVDEQYHALLEKYEELLSKCRQHGAGVRHAGVQTSRPISRDSSWRDLRGGEEGQGEARVGEKSLSQHVEAVDKRLEQSQPEYKALFKEIFSRIQKTKADINATKVKTHSSK